The nucleotide sequence CAACTGATTTACGCTCTGTGCTCATATCCTCATTCTTGTGACAACACCATTGCTGCTCACATCCAAGAAATGGTTAGACTAACAATCACATTTAGAATCTTAGAAAAATCTTCTTATTCCCCTCAATGCCTCTGAAAGGCTTTGGTTGATACAATAAGCCTTtgtaattaattatttgtttgtACAAAAATGTAATCATGAATTATCGAATTACTCAACTCAAACTATAAAAGTCAATTATTTGCTTCTGCTTCAAATCTACCATGGAGAGCATacacaaataaaattttcatcctAGCAATCTGTCGTtttcaatgagatttttaaAGTCGATCTGCATCCGTTTGCAACATAAAAAatagattgaaaaaaaaaaatagacacgTTACCTACAAATGACACAAAACAAATGCACGGTCATGGAAACAACCAGAAAATCAGCAAAGCCCGATAATTGAATCACTACAAATTATTGAAaagagattttaaaaatttgtcaaTAACGCATGAAGCAACCCAAAGCATTACTTTATCAGCACCATTTTGCACGATAAAagataaatcaaattaaaagaaaaggctAGCAAGGAGTTTTTACCTcttgggtattttttttttagattttggaATTGGCAAAGAATAACTAACCTTGAAGGATTTATGGACAAGAAATAATTAACCTTGAAGAATTTATGGAGAAAAAGTAAATAGCAATAATGATGAGGTTACGGGGGAGAAGAAAGAGGTAacgtaaaaaaaatattagatacTTACTTTCTTAACCATTGCACAGATTGATTcaacaaaacccaaaaaattgGCTTTCACAGCTAATTTAACTTCTTCCAATTGCTgcaaaaataatcaaaaataaACATTTAAAAGAAGCTACAATTGTCTTTCTATTACTGATACTGATAAATTCAAGAAATGACACTAAAAAATATTGGATTCCATATCAAAGCCTTCTCTATTTACAAATCCCTCCAAAATGGCCTCTTTCTAAATTTCATTGTCACAAAATGATCCCAAGATAAATAAGAGAATGTATGCCATATTTCTCCATTTCGACCATGGTGGATAAATTTTGTTTGAAGAGAACTTGTGGGTGCCATTTATATTTGCTATGAGTCTGTAACTTTAGAATGTCTATAAAAATAGGTAACCAAAGGTTAAAAACTGAAACTTTAATGTACCCATTTATGGATATGATGTTAAATTTGACACAGTAATGGGATTTAATATAGGAGTAGGGACGTGGGTATGGCATAACATTGTGGGTACGACATTACATTTGATGAAGTAAGCCTTTTCCTTTTAATTGAGCAATGAATGTGGATAATTATAGATTTATTGATAGagtaattttaatttctttaattttctgcaaatttttaagtttaaaaaataaggtaaaaatgccacaaaaaaaaaaaaggatataaaagataaatagcaaTGGAGGTTTACTGAGAGGTCACATCAATTGTTTACATTCTTTCcacttttatattatatatagattataatTGATACTACCACCTCTCACGCTCACATGTACTGAAGGCAACTCTTGCTACCCAAACTTAGACAGATGTGAACGCACGTATGATTTTCACTAACTCTAGTGATTGGTAGATCACATCCTTGGAtggattattatttttctttttaattagaATAGAGGAGAGAGACTCAACAACTAAGAGATAGtgaattcaattcacataaaaaCATAAAGGGATAATTTCAATGATATAAAATTCagcataaaatattacatccacgtagctatattttaaatttacatccgccaacttttttttttgcaaaattttttatacacacgatatacGACATTATACACGCATCGTAGACAACGtataaaccttgtttaatagtgtataataatgtataaccATTTCGGGTAATATTAGAAAATGGGCCATTTCGGGTTGACATAGAGTGTTATTTTCCCAACAATAAATGCTCATTAGAAATAATGAGAGACGATCAAACCGAATAAAAATTGGGAAGAGCAGATTAGAACAATCCACAACCAGGACTATCGTCCAAGTATTAATTCTGCACCACCCTAAGCagtcaataattatttaaacaGCCAAGTAATTTGGCAcaagtttaaattatataaattgatAGTGTAAAACAAGTAGCATTCATGTCTATCACTCTACTCTTTGTTGCCTATCTTTTCAACTATGAGACAAATCCAAAGAGTATTAGCCAAGAGAGAAAATATGCAACCAATGGCGTAGACGGTAACGGCGAGACCATGTGAATGTGCTAAAGTAGAGTGCATGCCAGTTACAAATGCATATACAACTGCTGGTATGGCCACTGACTGCAATATACTTGCGATCGCATTAAGCCGAAGGAGATATTTTAATTCCCTTGTTGATGCAAATGCTGAGATGAAGAAGTAGCAATATATAGCGCCAGCCGAGCATGCGAAGGCGATGGCATCTGAAACAATAAATTCACGGAACTCTCTTTTCTTTGTCAGAATTGCCATCCCTTTATTAGGGCCAGGATCACTGTCAAAGCCTCCTGGCAATGTAAAGCCTGCTGCGAAGGTGACCGTCACTAGCAGTGTGGCCATTACTAGACCTACTTTAGTTGCATTCATAAGGTCTTGCAATCTGTCTTTCAAGTTTTCATCATTATATCTGTTCTCCCTCTGTTGCTTCTGCATGTTCGTATATTTTATCTCGAAGTCACGTCGTCCAAATCGACCATTGCCGAGCCTCTGCTTGAAATTCCGATAATTAACCTGTTTTCATTACTAGCCAGTTGAGTTTATAAATATTGGAAGAGCATGTAAGTTCAGTAGCTATCTTCTACCTCTATCAAATATATGTACAACCTGGTGCTTACCGTATTTGTTGTCCCGGTGCGCAAAAATGCCACGTCAAGCGGTGTCTGGTTTTCTTTGTTAAATGACATCTTCTTTGCACTGGGATGGTTTCTTAGAGAAGGCACAAGGCTCCGATGAGAGGCAGCAAGCAAATGAAGAGGAGTGTTGCCATCATTATCTTTCTCGTCAGCAAGGATAATATGCCACCTTTTAAGTTTTCCTAGTAAGAAGGATCTAACTAAACTTTTTTGATGGCTCAATATGGCAACATGAAGAAAATTCTGGCCCCTGCTGTTAAGCATTTCCCAGCAATCTGGACAGTGTTTTAATAGCTCATTTATCATGTTTACATCACCTTCATTGGCTGCAATGTGAATTGTCGTCGTCCAGTCATTTTCGCTGCCTGCTGGAAGGTAGGCTAAGGAATTCTTCCATTCGAGCATATCAGAAACTACTTCTATCAATTCTAGTTTAACAGCATAGTGCAGCGAATTCCAACCCCATTTGTCTGGTTCCTCGCATAGTGATTTATTCCATTGCCATAGTGATTTCACGCACACTGCACTCTCTGAATGTgtcaaatattaatcatat is from Lycium ferocissimum isolate CSIRO_LF1 unplaced genomic scaffold, AGI_CSIRO_Lferr_CH_V1 ctg7261, whole genome shotgun sequence and encodes:
- the LOC132045616 gene encoding protein ACCELERATED CELL DEATH 6-like codes for the protein SAVCVKSLWQWNKSLCEEPDKWGWNSLHYAVKLELIEVVSDMLEWKNSLAYLPAGSENDWTTTIHIAANEGDVNMINELLKHCPDCWEMLNSRGQNFLHVAILSHQKSLVRSFLLGKLKRWHIILADEKDNDGNTPLHLLAASHRSLVPSLRNHPSAKKMSFNKENQTPLDVAFLRTGTTNTVNYRNFKQRLGNGRFGRRDFEIKYTNMQKQQRENRYNDENLKDRLQDLMNATKVGLVMATLLVTVTFAAGFTLPGGFDSDPGPNKGMAILTKKREFREFIVSDAIAFACSAGAIYCYFFISAFASTRELKYLLRLNAIASILQSVAIPAVVYAFVTGMHSTLAHSHGLAVTVYAIGCIFSLLANTLWICLIVEKIGNKE